A window from Purpureocillium takamizusanense chromosome 3, complete sequence encodes these proteins:
- the BAT2 gene encoding Branched-chain-amino-acid transaminase (COG:E~EggNog:ENOG503NVAG): MQSSSVARGALRASCRSSLLRLPAYRAARFMSIKAEAASAAKHQPLDASKLSITKTKSPKALSKPKDLVFGREFTDHMLAIEWNQDEGWLEPKITPYQNLSLDPATCVFHYAFECFEGMKAYKDKNGKVRLFRPDKNMARLNKSAARIALPTFEPTSFIQLISKLAQLDARFIPDQRGYSLYLRPTMIGTQKTLGVGPPGSALLYVIASPVGPYYPTGFKAVSLEATDYAVRAWPGGVGDKKLGANYAPCIVPQLQAASRGYQQNLWLFGEEEYVTEVGTMNMFVAIKDKETGQKELVTAPLDGTILEGVTRDSVLALARERLVPEGWKVSERKYTMKEIYDASKDGRLIEAFGAGTAAIVSPVRTIAWKGEHVNCGLKEDEESGEIALKVKEWMEAIQYGDEEHEWSYKVE; this comes from the exons ATGCAGTCCTCCAGCGTCGCCCGGGGCGCCCTCCGGGCCTCGTGCcggtcgtcgttgttgcGGCTTCCCGCCTATCGCGCCGCGCGCTTCATGAgcatcaaggccgaggccgcctccgccgccaagcaCCAGCCCCTCGACGCCTCTAAGCTCAGCATCACCAAGACGAAGAGCCCCAAGGCGCTGAGCAAGCCCAAAGATCTTGTCTTTGGGCGCGAGTTTACCG ACCACATGCTCGCCATCGAGTGGAACCAAGATGAGGGCTGGCTCGAGCCCAAGATAACGCCGTACCAGAACCTCTCGCTGGACCCGGCGACGTGCGTCTTCCACTACGCCTTTGAGTGCTTTGAGGGCATGAAGGCGTACAAGGACAAGAACGGCAAGGTCCGCCTCTTCCGGCCCGACAAGAACATGGCGCGCCTCAACAAGTCGGCCGCGCGCATCGCCCTGCCCACGTTTGAGCCGACGAGCTTCATCCAGCTCATCAGCaagctcgcgcagctcgacgcgcGCTTCATCCCCGACCAGCGCGGCTACTCGCTCTACCTGCGGCCCACCATGATTGGCACGCAGAAgacgctcggcgtcggccctCCCGGCTCCGCGCTGCTCTACGtcatcgcctcgcccgtcggCCCTTACTACCCGACGGGCTTCAAGGCCGTCTCCCTCGAGGCCACCGACTACGCCGTGCGCgcctggcccggcggcgtcggcgacaagAAGCTCGGCGCCAACTACGCGCCCTGCATCGTGCcccagctgcaggccgccagccgcggctACCAGCAGAACCTGTGGCTctttggcgaggaggagtaCGTGACCGAGGTCGGCACCATGAACATGTTTGtcgccatcaaggacaaggagacgGGCCAGAAGGAGCTCGTCACGGCGCCCCTCGACGGCAccatcctcgagggcgtcaccCGCGACTCGGTCCTCGCCCTGGcacgcgagcgcctcgtccccgAGGGCTGGAAGGTCTCGGAGCGCAAGTACACCATGAAGGAGATTTACGATGCGTCCAAGGACGGTCGCCTGATCGAggcctttggcgccggcaccgccgccatcgtcagccCCGTGCGCACCATTGCCTGGAAGGGCGAGCACGTCAACTGTGGCctcaaggaggacgaggagtcGGGCGAGATTGCgctcaaggtcaaggagtGGATGGAGGCGATCCagtacggcgacgaggagcacgagTGGAGCTACAAGGTGGAGTGA
- a CDS encoding uncharacterized protein (COG:S~EggNog:ENOG503P5DC~TransMembrane:1 (o69-87i)), with protein MALLRHAARAARCSRQPIAAAAAPSSRAFSVSTRRQGGGHGSESQFDPPTGWLWGIKPGEKAEAEGWEWPMYLFCGSLLATGIALAFKPDTTVSTWALEEARRRLEAEGILPDPSPEKKN; from the exons atGGCCCTCCTGCgacacgccgcgcgcgctgcgcgctgctcccgccagcccatcgccgccgccgccgccccctcctcgcgcgccttcTCCGTGTCCAcccgacgacaaggcggcggccacggcagcgaGTCGCAGTTCGACCCCCCCACCGGCTGGCTCTGGGGCATCAAGCCCGGcgagaaggccgaggccgagggctgGGAGTGGCCCATGTACCTCTTCTgcggcagcctgctggccacgggcatcgccctcgccttcaAGCCCGACACCAC TGTTTCCACCTGGGCCCTTGAGGAGGCACGACGGCGGTTAGAAGCCGAGGGCATCCTGCCTGACCCCTCACCGGAGAAGAAGAACTAG
- the BRE4 gene encoding Zinc finger protein containing five transmembrane domains, variant 2 (TransMembrane:13 (i153-172o178-196i203-223o229-252i259-276o288-310i660-677o689-704i711-731o737-755i762-779o799-817i824-840o)~COG:U~EggNog:ENOG503NWXR), whose translation MADPGSPRRPSGASESSPRPSYVRRRKQHQDGDHDAAFPRSPGRAHLGDPVSVPASRRSSVVDMAHIDEMVPDDKMDTDTYGVSELRDGFFDAMFLKPSLLHEQELLEHAEETLPAAFDKGSPLAPKYFLPRQWHELKSLYRRVTKTRAGIRLLKSFTAFFVAYVLCLVPAVRHWLGRYPSIMVVSVIINHPARAFGAQLDGAILTVMGTAAGLGWGVVGLLLSTSTLAAQAGYGGILALFLALFMTAAAFLRSFWNRFYQAALCAGIAITFTTLAETSSHDIAWSKLLSYGIPWLLGQAIALVVNCVVFPDAGARALATTLHRAFSAMQEALIIPRPRDNRLRRRLAKTFVDLSTAARDLRLDISITRFRPDDVGDLRNLMQAVIRALLSLETETFLFVDSDQEEDVVITVSSPSSVPLDTASSVSGEGDITAKVAGELSAPTREVISSMAEGLLRCHAALIDLSGYRRYLGPGAHVSSDIGPIQIRLRQAKAAFDMVESRLLESGELPPSTLRDSQVVQLFVFARHVRETAATIENLMVKVELMQHLSEWPRLHLPSYPFRKALHRSNAQVRHDRGGAAATSYDMTFIGIARLLDKLQSREHHPLNKDDPGDEGMGLRPEVSHATMDAKVDGFSPPKESFRHKLWHILHRLQGFESRYAFKVCLVTTLLSVPGYMDVNSSWWDKYEVWWAVTMSWIAMHPRIGGNLQDLVIRASLAILGAAWSGAAYAAGNGNPYVMAVFAAIYMIPMLYRYTQSTHPRSGLVGCLSFTIISLGLQVNGTDGDTSPALLAVLKGTAFVVGTIAPIPVNWVLWPFVARHELRYALSSMLFFMSVIYRGMCACEAVRPS comes from the exons ATGGCCGACCCGGGGAGCCCCCGCCGGCCGTCCGGTGCGTCGgagagctcgccgcgcccaAGCTACGTCCGTCGCCGAAAGCAACATCAAGATGGCGATCACGATGCCGCCTTCCCCCGGTCCCCCGGCCGGGCCCACCTTGGAGACCCGGTCTCCGTCCCCGCCAGCAGACGCagctccgtcgtcgacatggcgcACATTGACGAGATGGTGCCCGATGACAAGATGGACACGGACACGTACGGCGTCtcggagctgcgcgacggctTCTTCGACGCCATGTTCCTGAAACCCTCGCTCCTGCACGAGCAAgagctgctggagcacgCCGAGGAgaccctgcccgccgcctttgacaagggctcgccgctcgccccAAAGTACTTTCTCCCGCGGCAGTGGCATGAGCTCAAGTCGCTGTACAGGCGCGTCACCAAGACGCGAGCCGGAATCCGCCTTCTCAAGTCCTTTACTGCCTTTTTTGTCGCATACGTCCTGTGTCTTGTCCCGGCCGTGCGCCACTGGCTCGGGCGCTACCCGTCCATCATGGTCGTTtccgtcatcatcaaccACCCGGCGCGCGCCTTTGGAGCGCAGCTGGACGGCGCTATTCTCACAGTCATGGGcaccgcggccggcctgggaTGGGGAGTCGTTGGGCTCCTGCTGTCCACATCCACCCTCGCTGCCCAGGCCGGATACGGAGGCATCCTCGCCTTGTTCCTCGCACTCTtcatgacggccgccgcgtttCTGCGTTCCTTTTGGAATAGGTTTTACCAGGCAGCCTTGTGCGCTGGCATTGCCATCACCTTCACCACGTTGGCCGAGACGAGCAGCCACGATATTGCCTGGTCCAAGTTGCTCAGCTACGGCATCCCTTGGCTGCTTGGTCAGGCGATTGCCCTTGTCGTCAACTGCGTTGTCTTTCCGGATGCCGGCGCTAGAGCGCTTGCCACCACACTGCACAGGGCATTCTCGGCGATGCAG GAGGCTCTGATTATCCCGCGACCCCGCGACAACAGGCTGCGGAGACGACTGGCCAAGACATTCGTGGACTTATCGACGGCAGCTCGCGATCTGAGACTAGACATTTCCATTACCAGATTTCGCCCAGATGATGTCGGAGACCTCCGTAATCTGATGCAGGCCGTCATACGCGCTCTACTCTCGCTCGAGACGGAAACCTTCCTATTCGTGGACTCTGACCAGGAGGAGGACGTTGTCATCACCGTCAGTAGCCCGTCCTCCGTGCCTTTGGACACCGCATCGTCCGTGTCCGGCGAAGGGGACATCACTGCCAAAGTAGCCGGCGAGTTGTCTGCACCCACCAGAGAGGTCATTTCATCCATGGCCGAAGGGCTCTTGCGCTGCCATGCGGCGCTGATCGACCTGTCAGGATATCGCAGGTACCTCGGGCCGGGAGCCCATGTGTCTTCAGATATCGGACCTATCCAGATTCGATTGAGGCAGGCAAAGGCCGCGTTTGACATGGTTGAGTCTAGGCTGCTCGAATccggcgagctgccgccTTCCACCTTGCGCGACTCGCAGGTTGTGCAGCTCTTCGTGTTCGCTAGACACGTCCGCGAGACTGCAGCCACCATTGAGAATCTCATGGTCAAGGTCGAATTGATGCAGCACCTTTCAGAGTGGCCGCGCCTGCACCTGCCATCGTATCCCTTCAGAAAGGCACTGCATCGCTCCAACGCTCAAGTCAGACACGACCGTGGAGGAgccgcggccacgtcgtACGACATGACGTTTATAGGCATTGCTCGcctgctcgacaagctccaATCGCGCGAGCATCATCCGCTCAATAAAGACGACCCCGGAGACGAGGGCATGGGTTTGAGACCCGAAGTGTCGCATGCCACTATGGATGCCAAGGTCGACGGCTTCTCCCCCCCTAAAGAGTCGTTTCGCCACAAGCTCTGGCATATCCTCCATCGCCTCCAGGGCTTTGAGAGCCGGTATGCCTTCAAGGTCTGCTTGGTGACGACCCTGCTCTCGGTACCTGGCTACATGGATGTGAATAGTTCCTGGTGGGACAAGTACGAGGTGTGGTGGGCTGTCACCATGAGCTGGATTGCGATGCACCCGCGGATCGGTGGCAATTTGCAGGATCTCGTCATTAGAGCCTCTTTGGCGATTCTGGGAGCCGCCTGGAGCGGGGCAGCGTATGCTGCCGGCAATGGAAACCCATATGTTATGGCGGTCTTTGCTGCCATCTACATGATCCCCATGCTCTATCGCTACACGCAAAGCACCCATCCG CGCTCCGGGCTCGTCGGCTGCCTCTCATTTACTATAATCTCACTTGGACTTCAGGTGAATGGGACAGACGGCGATACGTCTCCAGCCTTGCTCGCCGTGCTGAAGGGCACGgcgttcgtcgtcggcacgaTTGCCCCGATACCCGTGAACTGGGTCCTGTGGCCGTTTGTGGCGCGGCATGAGCTCCGATATGCACTGTCGTCCATGCTCTTCTTTATGAGCGTCATATATCGCGGTATGTGCGCTTGCGAAGCCGTAAGACCGAGCTGA
- the BRE4 gene encoding Zinc finger protein containing five transmembrane domains (TransMembrane:13 (i153-172o178-196i203-223o229-252i259-276o288-310i660-677o689-704i711-731o737-755i762-779o799-817i824-846o)~COG:U~EggNog:ENOG503NWXR), translating to MADPGSPRRPSGASESSPRPSYVRRRKQHQDGDHDAAFPRSPGRAHLGDPVSVPASRRSSVVDMAHIDEMVPDDKMDTDTYGVSELRDGFFDAMFLKPSLLHEQELLEHAEETLPAAFDKGSPLAPKYFLPRQWHELKSLYRRVTKTRAGIRLLKSFTAFFVAYVLCLVPAVRHWLGRYPSIMVVSVIINHPARAFGAQLDGAILTVMGTAAGLGWGVVGLLLSTSTLAAQAGYGGILALFLALFMTAAAFLRSFWNRFYQAALCAGIAITFTTLAETSSHDIAWSKLLSYGIPWLLGQAIALVVNCVVFPDAGARALATTLHRAFSAMQEALIIPRPRDNRLRRRLAKTFVDLSTAARDLRLDISITRFRPDDVGDLRNLMQAVIRALLSLETETFLFVDSDQEEDVVITVSSPSSVPLDTASSVSGEGDITAKVAGELSAPTREVISSMAEGLLRCHAALIDLSGYRRYLGPGAHVSSDIGPIQIRLRQAKAAFDMVESRLLESGELPPSTLRDSQVVQLFVFARHVRETAATIENLMVKVELMQHLSEWPRLHLPSYPFRKALHRSNAQVRHDRGGAAATSYDMTFIGIARLLDKLQSREHHPLNKDDPGDEGMGLRPEVSHATMDAKVDGFSPPKESFRHKLWHILHRLQGFESRYAFKVCLVTTLLSVPGYMDVNSSWWDKYEVWWAVTMSWIAMHPRIGGNLQDLVIRASLAILGAAWSGAAYAAGNGNPYVMAVFAAIYMIPMLYRYTQSTHPRSGLVGCLSFTIISLGLQVNGTDGDTSPALLAVLKGTAFVVGTIAPIPVNWVLWPFVARHELRYALSSMLFFMSVIYRGVVAKYVYFDEGEDPTPEDVQRSELLEGRLREGFVRIRQLLILTRKEMRLRASFDARPYSALADTCERFFEYLIAVRQSALFYNPGHIRDNPVAAQQLLSYRRDAVASILANLYTLAGALRSQRKVPRYLPSAAAARKRLLLKSAQVEEDMSRNAEQSDVQWHKKWSNIYSFSYNESLTGCVAQLEELERYTKLIVGEQRFDDEFKVTGQALENDGHEKS from the exons ATGGCCGACCCGGGGAGCCCCCGCCGGCCGTCCGGTGCGTCGgagagctcgccgcgcccaAGCTACGTCCGTCGCCGAAAGCAACATCAAGATGGCGATCACGATGCCGCCTTCCCCCGGTCCCCCGGCCGGGCCCACCTTGGAGACCCGGTCTCCGTCCCCGCCAGCAGACGCagctccgtcgtcgacatggcgcACATTGACGAGATGGTGCCCGATGACAAGATGGACACGGACACGTACGGCGTCtcggagctgcgcgacggctTCTTCGACGCCATGTTCCTGAAACCCTCGCTCCTGCACGAGCAAgagctgctggagcacgCCGAGGAgaccctgcccgccgcctttgacaagggctcgccgctcgccccAAAGTACTTTCTCCCGCGGCAGTGGCATGAGCTCAAGTCGCTGTACAGGCGCGTCACCAAGACGCGAGCCGGAATCCGCCTTCTCAAGTCCTTTACTGCCTTTTTTGTCGCATACGTCCTGTGTCTTGTCCCGGCCGTGCGCCACTGGCTCGGGCGCTACCCGTCCATCATGGTCGTTtccgtcatcatcaaccACCCGGCGCGCGCCTTTGGAGCGCAGCTGGACGGCGCTATTCTCACAGTCATGGGcaccgcggccggcctgggaTGGGGAGTCGTTGGGCTCCTGCTGTCCACATCCACCCTCGCTGCCCAGGCCGGATACGGAGGCATCCTCGCCTTGTTCCTCGCACTCTtcatgacggccgccgcgtttCTGCGTTCCTTTTGGAATAGGTTTTACCAGGCAGCCTTGTGCGCTGGCATTGCCATCACCTTCACCACGTTGGCCGAGACGAGCAGCCACGATATTGCCTGGTCCAAGTTGCTCAGCTACGGCATCCCTTGGCTGCTTGGTCAGGCGATTGCCCTTGTCGTCAACTGCGTTGTCTTTCCGGATGCCGGCGCTAGAGCGCTTGCCACCACACTGCACAGGGCATTCTCGGCGATGCAG GAGGCTCTGATTATCCCGCGACCCCGCGACAACAGGCTGCGGAGACGACTGGCCAAGACATTCGTGGACTTATCGACGGCAGCTCGCGATCTGAGACTAGACATTTCCATTACCAGATTTCGCCCAGATGATGTCGGAGACCTCCGTAATCTGATGCAGGCCGTCATACGCGCTCTACTCTCGCTCGAGACGGAAACCTTCCTATTCGTGGACTCTGACCAGGAGGAGGACGTTGTCATCACCGTCAGTAGCCCGTCCTCCGTGCCTTTGGACACCGCATCGTCCGTGTCCGGCGAAGGGGACATCACTGCCAAAGTAGCCGGCGAGTTGTCTGCACCCACCAGAGAGGTCATTTCATCCATGGCCGAAGGGCTCTTGCGCTGCCATGCGGCGCTGATCGACCTGTCAGGATATCGCAGGTACCTCGGGCCGGGAGCCCATGTGTCTTCAGATATCGGACCTATCCAGATTCGATTGAGGCAGGCAAAGGCCGCGTTTGACATGGTTGAGTCTAGGCTGCTCGAATccggcgagctgccgccTTCCACCTTGCGCGACTCGCAGGTTGTGCAGCTCTTCGTGTTCGCTAGACACGTCCGCGAGACTGCAGCCACCATTGAGAATCTCATGGTCAAGGTCGAATTGATGCAGCACCTTTCAGAGTGGCCGCGCCTGCACCTGCCATCGTATCCCTTCAGAAAGGCACTGCATCGCTCCAACGCTCAAGTCAGACACGACCGTGGAGGAgccgcggccacgtcgtACGACATGACGTTTATAGGCATTGCTCGcctgctcgacaagctccaATCGCGCGAGCATCATCCGCTCAATAAAGACGACCCCGGAGACGAGGGCATGGGTTTGAGACCCGAAGTGTCGCATGCCACTATGGATGCCAAGGTCGACGGCTTCTCCCCCCCTAAAGAGTCGTTTCGCCACAAGCTCTGGCATATCCTCCATCGCCTCCAGGGCTTTGAGAGCCGGTATGCCTTCAAGGTCTGCTTGGTGACGACCCTGCTCTCGGTACCTGGCTACATGGATGTGAATAGTTCCTGGTGGGACAAGTACGAGGTGTGGTGGGCTGTCACCATGAGCTGGATTGCGATGCACCCGCGGATCGGTGGCAATTTGCAGGATCTCGTCATTAGAGCCTCTTTGGCGATTCTGGGAGCCGCCTGGAGCGGGGCAGCGTATGCTGCCGGCAATGGAAACCCATATGTTATGGCGGTCTTTGCTGCCATCTACATGATCCCCATGCTCTATCGCTACACGCAAAGCACCCATCCG CGCTCCGGGCTCGTCGGCTGCCTCTCATTTACTATAATCTCACTTGGACTTCAGGTGAATGGGACAGACGGCGATACGTCTCCAGCCTTGCTCGCCGTGCTGAAGGGCACGgcgttcgtcgtcggcacgaTTGCCCCGATACCCGTGAACTGGGTCCTGTGGCCGTTTGTGGCGCGGCATGAGCTCCGATATGCACTGTCGTCCATGCTCTTCTTTATGAGCGTCATATATCGCG GCGTCGTGGCCAAATACGTTTACTTTGACGAAGGAGAGGACCCCACACCCGAGGACGTGCAGCGatccgagctgctcgaggggCGTCTGCGAGAGGGCTTTGTCCGTATCAGACAGCTTCTA ATCCTCACAAGAAAGGAAATGCGCCTCAGGGCGTCTTTCGATGCGCGGCCCTACTCTGCACTCGCCGACACCTGCGAACGCTTCTTCGAGTACCTCATTGCCGTCCGCCAGTCCGCACTGTTCTACAACCCGGGCCACATACGCGACAAtcccgtggcggcgcagcagctcctgaGCTACAGACGCGACGCAGTGGCGTCGATACTGGCCAACCTCTacaccctcgccggcgccctgcGATCGCAGCGCAAGGTCCCC CGATACctccccagcgccgccgctgcccggaAAAGACTGCTCCTCAAGTCGGCtcaggtcgaggaggacatgTCGCGCAACGCCGAGCAAAGCGACGTCCAGTGGCACAAGAAGTGGAGCAACATTTATAGCTTCTCGTACAACGAGAGCCTCACGGGCtgcgtcgcgcagctcgaggagctggagcggtACACGAAGCTCATTGTGGGCGAGCAGAG gttcgacgacgagttcAAGGTCACAGGGCAAGCTCTGGAGAATGACGGACACGAAAAATCATGA